One genomic window of Pempheris klunzingeri isolate RE-2024b chromosome 12, fPemKlu1.hap1, whole genome shotgun sequence includes the following:
- the snx5 gene encoding sorting nexin-5 yields the protein MTSSIDEASKEKMRSVSVDLNNDASLLIDIPDALCERDKVKFTVHTKTTLSSFQKPEFSVPRQHEDFIWLHDTLVETEEYAGLIIPPAPPKPDFESPREKMHKLGEGEATMTKDEYTKMKQELEAEYLAVFKKTVQVHEVFLQRLSSHPVLSKDRNFQIFLEYDQDLTVRRKNAKEMFGGFFKNMVKTADEVLISGIKEVDDFFEQEKTFLLDYYSKIKDSTAKAEKMTRAHKNIADDYIHVSATLNSLSAEDTTANKKHLEKLSDLFEKLRKVEGRVASDQELKLTELLRYYMRDIQAAKDLLYRRARALADYENSNKALDKARLKSKDIPQAEEHQQQCLQKFDKLSDSGKKELTSFKGRRVVAFRKNLIEMAELEIKHAKNNVTLLHGCIDLLKSN from the exons ATGACTTCCAGCATAGACGAAGCGAGTAAGGAAAAG atGCGCTCTGTGTCTGTGGATCTAAACAACGATGCCTCTCTTCTCATTGATATTCCTGATGCACTCTGTGAAAGAGACAAAGTCAAGTTTACTGTCcacacaaag ACCACACTCAGCTCTTTCCAGAAGCCAGAGTTCTCTGTTCCCAGACAGCATGAAGACTTCATCTGGCTGCACGACACCCTGGTTGAGACAGAGGAATATGCTGGACTAATA ATTCCTCCAGCTCCCCCAAAGCCTGACTTTGAGAGCCCGAGAGAGAAGATGCACAAACTGGGGGAAGGAGAAGCCACGATGACCAAGGACGAGTACACTAAGATGAAGCAGGAGCTGGAGGC TGAATACCTGGCCGTGTTCAAGAAAACTGTCCAAGTGCACGAAGTCTTCCTGCAGAGATTGTCCTCCCACCCCGTTTTAAGCAAGGACAGAAACTTCCAGATCTTCTTAGAGTATGACCAGGAT CTCACCGTGAGGAGAAAGAATGCCAAGGAAATGTTTGGAGGATTCTtcaaaaacatggtgaaaacagcCGATGAGGTCCTTATCTCAGGAATAAAG GAAGTCGATGACTTTTTTGAGCAGGAGAAGACGTTCCTGCTCGACTACTACAGCAAGATTAAAGATTCCACGGCCAAAGCAGAGAAGATGACCCGCGCGCACAAAA ACATCGCAGATGATTACATTCACGTGTCTGCTACTCTGAACAGTCTGTCGGCCGAAGATACCACAGCCAATAAAAA GCATTTGGAGAAGCTGTCAGACCTGTTTGAGAAGCTCAGA AAGGTGGAGGGAAGAGTAGCGTCTGACCAGGAGCTGaagctcacagagctgctgaggtATTACATGAGAGACATCCAGGCCGCCAAG GACCTTCTGTACAGGCGAGCCCGGGCGTTGGCTGACTATGAGAACTCTAACAAGGCTTTGGATAAAGCTCGACTGAAGAGCAAGGACATTCCCCAGGCAGAGGAGCACCAGCAGCAATGTCTGCAGAAATTTGACAAGCTCTCAGACTCTGGGAAGAAAg AACTCACCAGCTTCAAGGGCAGGCGCGTTGTGGCCTTCAGGAAGAACCTCATAGAGATGGCTGAGCTGGAGATAAAACACGCCAAG AACAATGTGACTCTATTGCATGGATGCATTGACCTGCTCAAGAGCAACTGA
- the mgme1 gene encoding mitochondrial genome maintenance exonuclease 1 — protein MLTLRLVVSAGGIAVPQCSTLSVTCFSTCRRLTSPKRRSPYSSVDSERYSSLVKSVMSRVSPQTPATLQEEDQLIYGPVVKAQVSSSGTEKKVPKTFHSFLNSRETVEAEEPESGPPVRIELNRNQDGPSVPSVTRILQQTLSPEQIFYLDRWKRRMIAELGEEGFREYSRNLFRQGKLFHSAVEEILTSGAAWSNRSPPETPEYTPEVRGYLESISHILEDVRAVRAIESTVRHGQLNYLGVADCVARYRGVLCVIDWKTSEKPKPFLSNTYDNPIQVAAYAGALNSDGNYKYQVDHGLIVVAYKDGSPAHAHQLSSELMLEFWKKWLIRLEEFTEQRSSRASSAVSENR, from the exons ATGTTAACTCTCAGACTCGTGGTGTCGGCTGGAGGCATCGCTGTCCCTCAGTGCTCCACCCTCTCCGTGACGTGCTTCTCCACCTGCCGTCGCCTGACATCCCCGAAGAGACGCAGCCCGTACAGCTCGGTGGACAGTGAGCGCTACTCTTCTCTCGTCAAGTCCGTCATGTCCAGGGTCAGTCCCCAGACCCCCGCcaccctgcaggaggaggaccaGCTCATCTATGGACCTGTTGTCAAAGCTCAGGTGTCCTCCTCCGGGACAGAGAAGAAGGTACCCAAAACCTTTCATTCCTTCTTAAACAGTAGAGAGACTGTGGAAGCAGAGGAGCCAGAGTCTGGACCTCCTGTCCGGATTGAGTTAAACCGGAACCAAGACGGGCCTTCGGTCCCCAGTGTGACCCGGATTCTTCAGCAGACCCTGTCCCCAGAGCAGATCTTCTACCTGGACagatggaagaggaggatgatcGCGGAGCTCGGAGAGGAAGGCTTCAGAGAATACAGCCGGA ATTTATTCAGGCAGGGGAAGCTTTTCCACTCAGCTGTGGAGGAAATCCTGACATCAGGTGCAGCGTGGAGCAACAGAAGTCCTCCAGAGACACCAGAGTACACACCAGAGGTCCGGGGGTACCTGGAGAGCATCTCTCACATCCTGGAGGACGTCAGGGCAGTGAGAGCCATTGAAAGCACCGTGCGACATGGCCAACTGAACTATCTGGGAGTTGCAGATTGTGTCGCTCGCTACAG GGGTGTACTTTGTGTTATTGACTGGAAGACTTCAGAGAAGCCCAAACCATTCCTGAGCAACACGTACGACAACCCCATCCAGGTGGCAGCCTACGCCGGAGCTCTGAACAGCGATGGCAACTACAAATACCAG GTGGACCATGGGCTCATCGTGGTGGCCTACAAGGACGGCTCTCCGGCCCACGCTCATCAGCTGAGCTCAGAGCTGATGCTGGAG